From Streptomyces sp. Edi4, one genomic window encodes:
- a CDS encoding class III extradiol dioxygenase subunit B-like domain-containing protein codes for MLVAAAVCPCPPLLVPEVAAGAAPELDAARDACADAVGVLAASRPDLLAVVGPAEEDAVFRPGALGTFAGFGVDVSVRLGTGEPGARRLPVSLAVGAWLLERAGWRDAPLQGLAVDERMEPERCAEAGRELAAWAGRVALLVLGDGSACRTLKAPGYLDERAQPFDRAVAAALGAADLTALKSLDDGLAHELKAAGRAPWQVLAGAADGAGLGGRLLYEDAPYGVGYFVSVWS; via the coding sequence ATGCTCGTAGCCGCCGCTGTCTGCCCCTGCCCGCCCCTGCTCGTGCCCGAGGTCGCCGCCGGCGCCGCGCCCGAACTCGACGCGGCACGCGACGCCTGCGCCGACGCGGTCGGGGTGCTCGCCGCGTCCCGCCCCGACCTCCTGGCCGTCGTCGGCCCGGCCGAGGAGGACGCCGTCTTCCGCCCCGGAGCCCTCGGCACGTTCGCGGGCTTCGGTGTGGACGTCTCCGTACGCCTGGGCACGGGCGAGCCCGGTGCGCGGCGGCTCCCGGTGTCGCTCGCGGTCGGCGCCTGGCTCCTGGAGCGGGCCGGCTGGCGGGACGCGCCGCTCCAGGGCCTGGCCGTCGACGAGCGCATGGAGCCGGAGCGCTGCGCCGAGGCGGGGCGGGAACTCGCCGCGTGGGCCGGCCGCGTCGCGCTGCTCGTGCTGGGTGACGGCAGCGCCTGCCGCACCCTGAAGGCCCCCGGCTACCTCGACGAGCGCGCGCAACCCTTCGACCGGGCCGTGGCGGCGGCCCTTGGCGCCGCCGACCTCACGGCCCTGAAAAGCCTGGACGACGGCCTGGCGCACGAGCTGAAGGCCGCCGGGCGCGCGCCCTGGCAGGTCCTGGCCGGCGCGGCGGACGGCGCCGGGCTCGGCGGCCGCCTGCTCTACGAGGACGCGCCGTACGGAGTCGGCTACTTCGTGAGCGTCTGGTCCTGA
- the miaA gene encoding tRNA (adenosine(37)-N6)-dimethylallyltransferase MiaA produces MRSAPPAPRVIAVVGPTAAGKSDLGVFLAQQLGGEVVNADSMQLYRGMDIGTAKLTPDERGGVPHHLLDIWDVTEPANVASYQKLARAEIDRLLAEGRTPVLVGGSGLYVRGAIDVLDFPGTDPEVRARLEDDLERHGPGALHARLAAADPEAATAILPSNGRRIVRALEVIEITGQPFTANLPTHESVYDTVQIGVDVARPELDERITLRVDRMWEAGLVEEVRTLEERGLREGRTASRALGYQQVLTALAGACTEQEARDETVRATKRFARRQDSWFRRDPRVHWLSGAMEHRAELPRQALALVERAVTA; encoded by the coding sequence GTGAGAAGTGCACCTCCCGCACCGCGGGTCATCGCCGTCGTCGGCCCGACAGCGGCCGGAAAGTCCGATCTGGGCGTCTTCCTCGCCCAGCAGCTCGGCGGCGAGGTCGTCAACGCCGACTCCATGCAGCTCTACCGGGGGATGGACATCGGCACCGCCAAGCTGACGCCCGACGAGCGCGGCGGCGTCCCGCACCACCTCCTGGACATCTGGGACGTGACGGAACCGGCCAACGTCGCCAGCTACCAAAAGCTCGCCCGCGCCGAGATCGACCGGCTGCTCGCCGAAGGCCGCACCCCCGTCCTCGTCGGCGGCTCCGGCCTCTATGTGCGCGGAGCCATCGACGTGCTCGACTTCCCCGGGACCGACCCGGAGGTACGCGCCCGGCTCGAGGACGACCTGGAGCGGCACGGCCCCGGCGCCCTGCACGCGCGGCTCGCGGCCGCCGATCCCGAGGCGGCCACAGCCATCCTGCCCAGCAACGGCCGCCGCATCGTCCGCGCCCTCGAGGTGATCGAGATCACCGGACAGCCGTTCACCGCCAACCTGCCCACCCACGAATCGGTGTACGACACCGTCCAGATCGGCGTCGATGTGGCCCGCCCCGAACTCGACGAACGCATCACCCTGCGCGTCGACCGGATGTGGGAGGCGGGCCTCGTCGAGGAGGTGCGGACCCTGGAGGAGCGCGGACTGCGCGAGGGGCGCACCGCGTCCCGCGCGCTCGGCTACCAGCAGGTGCTCACCGCGCTCGCCGGCGCGTGCACCGAACAGGAGGCGCGCGACGAAACCGTACGCGCCACCAAGCGCTTCGCGCGCCGTCAGGATTCCTGGTTCCGGCGCGATCCGCGCGTCCACTGGCTGAGCGGAGCGATGGAGCACCGGGCGGAACTCCCGCGCCAGGCGCTGGCGTTGGTCGAACGAGCGGTTACAGCCTGA
- the dapF gene encoding diaminopimelate epimerase, with the protein MNTSPIAFLKGHGTENDFVIVPDPDNVLDLPASAVARLCDRRAGIGGDGVLHVVRSAAHPEARAMADEAEWFMDYRNSDGSIAEMCGNGVRVFAGYLARAGLAEEGDLSVATRGGVKKVHIAKGGDITVSMGRALLPEAEVTVTVDGRSWPARNVNMGNPHAVAFVEELDHAGELRSAPPFSPAGVYPDGVNVEFVVDRGPGHVAMRVHERGAGETRSCGTGACAVAVAAARRDGADPAVTGTPATYTVDLPGGTLVITEYPDGEIEMTGPAVIVAEGVIDPALLAA; encoded by the coding sequence GTGAACACTTCGCCGATCGCCTTCCTCAAGGGCCACGGAACCGAGAACGACTTCGTGATCGTCCCCGACCCGGACAACGTCCTTGACCTGCCCGCGTCGGCCGTCGCCAGGCTCTGCGACCGCCGGGCCGGCATCGGCGGCGACGGCGTGCTGCACGTGGTGCGCAGCGCCGCGCACCCCGAGGCCCGCGCCATGGCGGACGAGGCCGAATGGTTCATGGACTACCGCAACAGCGACGGCTCGATCGCCGAGATGTGCGGCAACGGCGTGCGCGTCTTCGCCGGATACCTGGCGCGCGCCGGGCTCGCGGAGGAGGGCGATCTGAGCGTCGCCACCCGTGGCGGAGTCAAGAAGGTGCACATCGCCAAGGGCGGTGACATCACCGTCTCCATGGGCCGCGCCCTGCTCCCCGAGGCCGAGGTCACCGTCACGGTGGACGGCCGCAGCTGGCCCGCGCGCAACGTGAACATGGGCAACCCCCACGCGGTGGCTTTCGTGGAGGAGCTGGACCACGCGGGAGAGCTGCGCTCGGCGCCCCCCTTCAGCCCCGCCGGCGTCTACCCGGACGGGGTGAACGTCGAGTTCGTCGTGGACCGGGGCCCCGGCCATGTGGCCATGCGCGTCCACGAGCGCGGCGCCGGCGAGACCCGCTCGTGCGGCACCGGAGCCTGCGCCGTCGCCGTCGCCGCCGCCCGAAGGGACGGCGCGGATCCGGCGGTCACCGGCACCCCGGCCACCTACACCGTGGACCTGCCGGGCGGAACACTGGTCATCACCGAATACCCCGACGGTGAGATCGAGATGACCGGACCCGCGGTGATCGTCGCCGAAGGCGTCATCGACCCGGCGCTCCTGGCGGCCTGA
- a CDS encoding HD domain-containing protein, whose product MSAEATNPGAHSRRRGRPRIDLRRLGRAALLGPVSRDRLPDAIGHVADAHRAHHPDADLAVLHRAYVLAEASHRGQYRKSGEPYITHPLAVTLILAELGAETTTLTASLLHDTVEDTEVTLDQVRAEFGAEVTYLVDGVTKLEKVDYGAAAEPETFRKMLVATGNDVRVMSIKLADRLHNMRTLGVMRPDKQARIAKVTRDVLIPLAERLGVQALKSELEDLVFAILHPEEYERTRALIAAGTGAADPLAAIADGVRAVLREAGLQAEVLIRPRHFVSVHRVHLKRGELRGSDFGRLLVLVTEDADCYAVLGELHTCFTPVVSEFKDFIAAPKFNLYQSLHTAIVGPAGDVAEVLIRTRRMHKVAEAGVIALGNPYPPGPHTQGAHAQGPGEGPQQAGDEREDPTRPGWLSRLLDWQQNAPDPDTFWSSLREELAGDEEITVFCADDRTLVLPAGASCVDAAYAQYGAAAHSCVGARVNGRLATLSTVLNDGDTVQPLLAQDATSGPSAGWLDHARTPAARIAITGWLAANPEGATVPAATPRPQVNVPADRRAAANAVTDLPGVTVRLAGCCTPVPPDAVTGFSVRGAAVTVHRQECPAVVRMRAVGRAPVEVRWGEAAECRVTLVAEAFGRPRLLADLTEAIAGADVAIVSATVEPPSEQRVRHTYTLQLPDAAGLPALMRTMRDVAGVYDVSRAQHPAAAG is encoded by the coding sequence ATGAGTGCAGAGGCCACAAATCCTGGTGCTCACAGCCGCCGACGCGGCCGCCCCCGGATCGACCTCCGCCGACTGGGCCGCGCGGCCCTGCTCGGCCCGGTCTCCCGCGACCGGTTGCCCGACGCCATCGGTCACGTCGCCGACGCCCACCGGGCCCACCATCCCGACGCCGACCTGGCCGTACTGCACCGGGCGTACGTCCTCGCCGAAGCCTCCCACCGGGGCCAGTACCGCAAGAGCGGCGAGCCCTACATCACCCACCCGCTGGCCGTGACACTGATCCTGGCCGAACTGGGCGCGGAGACAACCACGTTGACCGCCTCCCTCCTCCACGACACCGTGGAGGACACGGAAGTGACGCTGGATCAGGTACGGGCCGAGTTCGGCGCGGAAGTCACCTATCTGGTGGACGGCGTCACCAAACTGGAGAAGGTCGACTACGGCGCGGCGGCCGAACCCGAGACCTTCCGCAAGATGCTGGTCGCCACCGGAAACGACGTCCGCGTGATGTCGATCAAACTCGCCGACCGGCTGCACAACATGCGCACCCTCGGCGTGATGCGCCCCGACAAACAAGCCCGCATCGCCAAGGTGACCAGGGACGTCCTGATCCCGCTCGCCGAACGGCTCGGTGTGCAGGCCCTCAAGTCCGAACTCGAAGACCTCGTCTTCGCGATCCTGCACCCCGAGGAGTACGAACGCACCCGCGCCCTGATCGCGGCCGGCACCGGCGCCGCCGACCCGCTGGCCGCCATCGCCGACGGCGTACGCGCCGTACTGCGCGAAGCGGGCCTCCAGGCCGAAGTCCTCATCAGGCCGCGCCACTTCGTCTCCGTACACCGCGTGCACCTCAAACGCGGCGAACTGCGCGGAAGCGACTTCGGGCGGCTGCTCGTCCTGGTCACCGAGGACGCCGACTGCTACGCGGTCCTCGGTGAACTCCACACCTGCTTCACGCCGGTGGTCTCCGAGTTCAAGGACTTCATCGCCGCACCCAAGTTCAACCTGTACCAGTCGCTGCACACGGCGATCGTCGGACCCGCCGGCGACGTGGCCGAAGTCCTCATCCGCACCCGCCGGATGCACAAGGTCGCCGAGGCCGGCGTCATCGCGCTCGGCAATCCCTACCCGCCGGGCCCCCATACGCAGGGCGCCCATGCGCAGGGCCCGGGCGAGGGGCCGCAGCAGGCGGGCGACGAGCGCGAGGACCCCACGCGCCCCGGCTGGCTCTCCCGCCTCCTTGACTGGCAACAGAACGCCCCCGACCCCGACACGTTCTGGTCCTCCCTGCGCGAGGAACTGGCGGGCGACGAAGAGATCACGGTGTTCTGCGCCGACGACCGCACCCTGGTCCTGCCGGCCGGCGCCAGCTGCGTCGACGCCGCCTACGCGCAGTACGGCGCTGCCGCCCACAGCTGCGTCGGCGCCCGCGTCAACGGCCGCCTGGCCACGCTCAGTACGGTGCTCAACGACGGCGACACGGTGCAGCCGTTGCTCGCCCAGGACGCCACATCGGGGCCGTCGGCCGGCTGGCTCGACCACGCCAGGACGCCGGCGGCGCGCATCGCGATCACCGGATGGCTCGCGGCCAACCCCGAGGGCGCCACCGTGCCCGCCGCCACCCCCCGCCCCCAGGTCAACGTCCCCGCCGACCGGCGCGCCGCCGCCAACGCGGTGACCGACCTGCCCGGCGTGACCGTACGGCTCGCGGGCTGCTGCACCCCCGTGCCGCCCGATGCGGTCACCGGTTTCTCGGTGCGCGGGGCCGCGGTGACCGTCCATCGTCAGGAGTGCCCGGCCGTCGTGCGCATGCGGGCCGTGGGGCGGGCGCCGGTGGAGGTGCGCTGGGGGGAGGCCGCCGAATGCCGCGTCACCCTGGTCGCCGAGGCCTTCGGACGCCCGCGCCTGCTGGCCGACCTCACAGAAGCCATCGCGGGCGCCGACGTGGCCATCGTCTCGGCCACCGTGGAACCCCCCAGCGAGCAACGCGTCCGGCACACCTACACCCTCCAACTGCCGGACGCCGCCGGGCTGCCCGCGCTGATGAGGACCATGCGGGACGTGGCGGGGGTGTACGACGTGAGCCGGGCGCAGCATCCGGCGGCGGCGGGGTGA
- a CDS encoding M1 family metallopeptidase, translating into MPLTPRPFRSRRLRAALLAAAAASVVAAALPAPVPLGIGDPLFPHLGNPGYDVLAYDIGLTYPGENNKPMEAVTTIDAVATDALERINLDFARGTVHGVDVNGRPAAFASVDEDLVITPQESVSAGERLRITVRHTSDPNAASDGGWVRTSDGLVMANQADAAHRVFPCNDHPSDKAFFTFHVTAPADVTVVANGLPIGHERQGSRVVSSYRVSHPMATELAQISIGHSAVLHREGPHGLPIRDVVPAADRAKLEPWLKKTPGQIEWMERQVGAYPFETYGVLIAGASTGFELETQTLTLFERSLFLRPEFPEWYVDSIMVHELTHHWFGDSVSPRAWSDLWLNEGHATWYEARYAEEFGKRPMERRMREAYTQSDGWRAAGGPPAAPRAAGPGQKIGIFRPIVYDGSALVLYALREEIGTRAFERLERRWVRDHRDSTASSADFAALASEIAGRDLSGFFKAWLYGEKTPPMPGHRDWRSAPPRPARPARSAHSATRH; encoded by the coding sequence ATGCCGCTCACCCCTCGCCCCTTCCGCTCCCGCCGCCTGCGTGCCGCGCTGCTTGCCGCGGCCGCGGCATCCGTAGTCGCCGCGGCCCTGCCCGCCCCCGTACCGCTCGGCATCGGGGACCCCCTCTTCCCGCACCTGGGCAACCCAGGCTACGACGTGCTCGCGTACGACATCGGGCTCACCTACCCCGGCGAGAACAACAAGCCCATGGAGGCCGTCACCACCATCGACGCCGTCGCCACGGACGCCCTGGAGCGGATCAATCTCGACTTCGCCCGCGGCACGGTGCACGGCGTGGACGTGAACGGGCGCCCGGCCGCGTTCGCCAGCGTCGACGAGGACCTGGTGATCACCCCGCAGGAGTCCGTGAGCGCCGGGGAACGGCTGCGGATCACCGTACGCCACACCAGCGACCCGAACGCCGCGAGCGACGGCGGCTGGGTGCGCACCTCCGACGGCCTGGTGATGGCCAATCAGGCCGACGCCGCCCACCGGGTGTTCCCGTGCAACGACCACCCCTCCGACAAGGCGTTCTTCACCTTCCATGTGACCGCGCCCGCCGACGTGACGGTCGTGGCCAACGGTCTGCCCATCGGCCATGAACGCCAGGGCAGCCGGGTCGTCTCCTCGTACCGCGTCAGCCATCCCATGGCGACCGAACTGGCGCAGATCTCGATCGGACACTCCGCGGTGCTGCACCGCGAGGGGCCGCACGGGCTGCCGATCCGCGACGTGGTCCCGGCGGCGGACCGGGCGAAGCTGGAGCCGTGGCTGAAGAAGACCCCCGGGCAGATCGAGTGGATGGAGCGGCAGGTCGGGGCGTACCCGTTCGAGACGTACGGGGTGCTGATCGCCGGCGCTTCCACGGGCTTCGAGCTGGAGACGCAGACCCTGACACTGTTCGAGCGGTCGTTGTTCCTGCGGCCGGAGTTCCCCGAGTGGTATGTGGACTCGATCATGGTGCACGAGCTGACGCACCACTGGTTCGGCGACAGCGTCTCGCCCCGGGCCTGGTCGGACCTGTGGCTCAACGAGGGGCACGCGACCTGGTACGAGGCGCGGTACGCCGAGGAATTCGGCAAGCGGCCCATGGAGCGCAGGATGCGTGAGGCGTACACCCAGTCCGACGGCTGGCGCGCCGCCGGTGGCCCGCCGGCCGCGCCGAGGGCGGCAGGGCCCGGCCAGAAGATCGGTATCTTCCGCCCGATCGTCTACGACGGCAGCGCCCTGGTCCTGTACGCCTTGCGCGAGGAGATCGGGACGCGCGCCTTCGAACGGCTGGAGCGGCGCTGGGTGCGGGACCACCGGGACTCCACCGCGTCGAGCGCCGACTTCGCCGCGCTGGCCTCCGAGATCGCCGGGCGCGACCTGTCCGGCTTCTTCAAGGCGTGGCTGTACGGCGAGAAGACTCCACCGATGCCGGGTCACCGGGACTGGCGCAGCGCGCCGCCGCGCCCGGCCCGCCCGGCCCGTTCGGCACACTCGGCCACGCGTCACTGA
- the hflX gene encoding GTPase HflX, which produces MTSSSSPSQDEQSFAETHRTESLRADALMEEDVAWSHEIDGARDGDQFDRSERAALRRVAGLSTELEDVTEVEYRQLRLERVVLVGVWTTGTLQDAENSLAELAALAETAGALVLDGVYQRRDKPDPATYIGSGKAQELRDIVLESGADTVVCDGELSPGQLIHLEDVVKVKVVDRTALILDIFAQHAKSREGKAQVSLAQMQYMLPRLRGWGQSLSRQMGGGGSSGGGGMATRGPGETKIETDRRRIREKMAKMRREIAEMKTGREIKRQERRRNKVPSVAIAGYTNAGKSSLLNRLTGAGVLVENALFATLDPTVRRAETPSGRLYTLADTVGFVRHLPHHLVEAFRSTMEEVGDSDLILHVVDGSHPAPEEQLAAVREVIRDVGAVNVPEIVVINKADAADPVVLQRLLRIERHSIAVSARTGEGMAELLALIDSELPRPSIEIEALVPYTQGQLVARAHAEGEVISEEHVAEGTVLKARVHEVLAAEFAPYVPAAH; this is translated from the coding sequence ATGACCTCCTCTTCATCCCCTTCCCAGGACGAGCAGAGCTTCGCGGAGACCCACCGCACCGAGAGCCTTCGGGCCGATGCCCTGATGGAAGAGGACGTCGCCTGGAGCCACGAGATCGACGGGGCACGGGACGGCGATCAGTTCGACCGCTCCGAGCGGGCCGCGCTGCGCCGCGTGGCGGGCCTGTCCACCGAGCTCGAAGACGTCACCGAGGTCGAGTACCGCCAGCTGCGTCTGGAGCGCGTGGTGCTGGTCGGCGTCTGGACGACGGGCACCCTTCAGGACGCGGAGAACTCGCTGGCCGAGCTCGCGGCTCTCGCCGAGACGGCGGGCGCCCTCGTGCTGGACGGCGTCTACCAGCGCCGTGACAAGCCCGACCCGGCCACCTACATCGGTTCCGGCAAGGCCCAGGAGCTGCGGGACATCGTCCTGGAGAGCGGCGCGGACACGGTGGTGTGCGACGGTGAGCTGAGCCCCGGCCAGCTGATCCATCTCGAAGACGTCGTCAAGGTCAAGGTGGTCGACCGGACCGCGCTGATCCTCGACATCTTCGCCCAGCACGCCAAGTCCCGTGAGGGCAAGGCGCAGGTCTCCCTCGCGCAGATGCAGTACATGCTGCCGCGCCTGCGCGGCTGGGGTCAGTCGCTGTCGCGTCAGATGGGCGGCGGCGGGTCCAGCGGTGGCGGCGGCATGGCCACCCGCGGTCCCGGTGAGACCAAGATCGAGACGGACCGTCGGCGGATCCGCGAGAAGATGGCGAAGATGCGCCGTGAGATCGCGGAGATGAAGACGGGCCGCGAGATCAAGCGCCAGGAGCGGCGCCGCAACAAGGTGCCCTCGGTCGCCATCGCCGGGTACACCAACGCCGGAAAGTCCTCGCTGCTCAACCGCCTCACGGGCGCGGGCGTGCTGGTGGAGAACGCGCTGTTCGCCACCCTCGACCCGACCGTGCGCCGGGCCGAGACGCCCAGCGGGCGGCTGTACACGCTGGCCGACACCGTCGGGTTCGTCCGGCACCTGCCGCACCACCTCGTCGAGGCGTTCCGCTCCACCATGGAGGAGGTCGGGGACTCCGATCTGATCCTGCACGTGGTGGACGGCTCGCACCCGGCGCCGGAGGAGCAGCTGGCCGCCGTGCGCGAGGTCATCCGCGACGTGGGCGCCGTCAACGTGCCCGAGATCGTGGTGATCAACAAGGCGGACGCGGCGGATCCGGTCGTGCTCCAGCGGCTGCTGCGGATCGAGCGGCACTCCATCGCTGTCTCGGCGCGCACCGGTGAGGGCATGGCGGAACTGCTCGCGCTCATCGACAGCGAACTGCCGCGTCCTTCGATCGAGATCGAGGCGCTGGTGCCGTACACGCAGGGGCAGTTGGTCGCACGGGCGCACGCCGAGGGCGAGGTGATCTCCGAGGAGCACGTGGCGGAGGGCACCGTCCTCAAGGCCCGGGTGCACGAGGTGCTGGCCGCGGAGTTCGCTCCCTATGTACCGGCCGCGCACTGA
- a CDS encoding diaminobutyrate--2-oxoglutarate transaminase family protein, translating to MAVTEPAPAAPPGAHEAILRRQSLRESAARTYARSLPIVPVRARGLTIEGADGRRYLDCLSGAGTLALGHNHPVVLEAIRTVLDSGAPLHVLDLATPVKDAFITELFATLPRQLAEHGRIQFCGPAGTDAVEAALKLVRTATGRTGMLAFTGAYHGMTAGALAVSGGGREAGVTRLPYPHNYRCPYGIGGERGAELAARWTESLLDDPKGGLPAPAGMILEPVQGEGGVIPTPDAWLRRMREITERRSIPLIADEVQTGVGRTGAFWAVEHSGVVPDVMVLSKAIGGSLPLAVIVYRDDLDVWEPGAHAGTFRGNQLAMAAGAATLAHVRENRLADRAAVLGARMLGQLQGLAADHPCIGDVRGRGLMIGVELVDPEREDLSSGGPPPPAPELAAAVQRACLRRGLIVELGGRHSSVVRLLPPLTLTDEQAVAVLDRLADAVAAVSRAPHARVKAVAGAGPGAHHRGETGPPH from the coding sequence GTGGCCGTGACCGAACCAGCCCCGGCGGCGCCGCCGGGCGCTCATGAGGCAATCCTGCGCAGGCAGTCCCTGCGGGAGTCGGCGGCCCGCACCTACGCCCGTTCGCTGCCCATCGTGCCCGTGCGGGCGCGCGGGCTCACGATCGAGGGCGCCGACGGACGGCGCTATCTGGACTGCCTCTCGGGCGCCGGCACGCTCGCGCTCGGCCACAACCACCCCGTCGTGCTCGAAGCGATCCGCACCGTCCTCGACTCGGGCGCGCCCCTGCACGTCCTCGACCTCGCCACACCGGTCAAGGACGCCTTCATCACCGAGCTCTTCGCCACCCTGCCGCGCCAACTCGCCGAGCACGGAAGGATCCAGTTCTGCGGGCCGGCCGGCACCGACGCCGTCGAGGCCGCGCTGAAACTCGTGCGCACCGCGACCGGACGCACCGGCATGCTCGCCTTCACCGGCGCCTACCACGGCATGACCGCGGGCGCCCTCGCCGTCTCCGGCGGCGGCCGCGAGGCGGGCGTGACCCGCCTTCCCTACCCGCACAACTACCGCTGCCCGTACGGAATCGGCGGTGAACGCGGCGCCGAACTCGCGGCCCGCTGGACCGAGAGCCTGCTCGACGACCCCAAGGGCGGTCTGCCCGCGCCGGCCGGGATGATCCTCGAACCGGTCCAGGGCGAGGGCGGGGTGATCCCGACGCCCGACGCCTGGCTGCGCCGGATGCGGGAGATCACCGAGCGGCGCTCCATCCCGCTGATCGCCGACGAGGTGCAGACGGGCGTCGGCCGCACCGGCGCCTTCTGGGCGGTCGAGCACAGCGGCGTGGTGCCCGACGTGATGGTGCTCTCCAAGGCCATCGGCGGCTCCCTGCCCCTGGCCGTGATCGTGTACCGCGACGACCTCGACGTGTGGGAGCCGGGCGCGCACGCCGGCACGTTCCGCGGCAACCAGCTCGCCATGGCGGCCGGCGCCGCCACCCTCGCCCACGTCCGCGAGAACCGCCTCGCCGACCGCGCGGCCGTCCTCGGCGCCCGCATGCTCGGCCAGTTGCAGGGGCTCGCCGCCGACCACCCCTGCATCGGCGACGTACGCGGCCGCGGCCTGATGATCGGCGTCGAACTCGTCGACCCCGAGCGCGAGGACCTGAGTTCGGGCGGCCCGCCGCCGCCCGCGCCGGAACTCGCGGCGGCCGTGCAGCGCGCGTGCCTGCGGCGCGGGCTCATCGTCGAACTCGGCGGCCGCCACTCCAGCGTGGTGCGGCTGCTGCCCCCGCTCACCCTCACCGACGAACAGGCCGTGGCGGTCCTGGACCGCCTCGCCGACGCCGTGGCCGCGGTCTCCCGCGCACCGCACGCGCGCGTCAAAGCGGTGGCCGGCGCCGGGCCCGGCGCGCACCACCGGGGCGAAACCGGACCACCCCACTGA